The Oncorhynchus masou masou isolate Uvic2021 chromosome 13, UVic_Omas_1.1, whole genome shotgun sequence genomic interval ggagggtggaggggcatggactggagggggagggaggggagggagttgAACAGGGAGGGCGGAGGGACATggactggagagggagggggagggaggggagggaatagAACAGGGAGGGCGGAGGGGCAtggactggagggggagggggtctcATGGACTTTGTATGAACTGCTTTCCTTCagggaactgtccctgtataatGATGTCTGTACTTTCTTACCTGTCGTACACACTTGCGTCTTGTCCCTGATTTGCACTCTGCTGCACACACATGAACATTCTCAAAGTGTTCGTGAAAGGTATTTAAAATGTTATGTTGGTCTTGGGCAGAAGAGTCATTCTGGGGATAACAGACAGTCCCATCACTTCTCTGCCTGAAGAATGTGGGTCATGTACATAGGGAAAGGCCTGGACCATCTCTGCCTCTCTGTAGATCATCTAGCTcgtcctctgtctctcactgGCAGTCACAATCTGTACACCAGGCTTTTTGTCTGTCAGCCTCCCTCCCTTTCGCTCGCTGGGTGAACTCTTCAGCTTTGTTGGGAGGTCCTGGTCTCTGTACCATCACCCCCATTCCATCCAGCTCTCTAtcagcacacacaaacatacgcataaacacacacattcagccacatgtgcgcgcacacacacacccacacccacccacacccacccacacacacacacacacacacacacacacacacacacacacacacacacacacacacacacacacacacacacacacacacacacacacacacacacacacacacacacacacacacacgctgaactACCCCTCACTCCCTGATTAATGGCAGAGCTGGGGAGTGTGCCAGGCCAGTTCCTTACAACGTGAAGGGAAGggaaagaggacaggagagagagagagagagagagagagagagagagagaggaagggaaggaaagaCTGCTGCAGCTGTGGTTTTGGAGCCTGTCTCTTCGCCCCCTCgctgccccctctctccatctccttgctGGCTCCTCCAGGGACACACGCCTTGGCCAGGCCCCAGGAACCAGGGAGTCAGGACCAGGCTAAGGGGGAGAAAGAAGGGGAACAAGAAAGAGAGGGTGGGATATCGTAAAGGAAAGAGCTAAATAAAGTGTGAGGTGATAGAAAAGTTTGGGAGAGTATATTAAATCGGGGGGAAATACAGGATTTATGATAAGACATTGTGATATCTTAATGGTGAGAGTGGTAGTGTGAGGTAAGAGATGTGTCCGGTGTGATCCTCTATCAGCCCTAGTCTGGTATGTTCGCAGTGTTAAAGTGTTGAGGATGGATTGATAATAAGAAAATAGACAGTGTAAGAATGGGTCAGACCACATGTGGTTGGCCTACTTTCTAGCATCGCTGTAACAATCCTGCCATGAGTTCAATACAGAGCTATGGTGTGGCTGAACATTCCCAGTCTACCCACATTATCAAATGATATGTTTCACTGTATGGAGAACCTACCATTGAGGGAACATTACTGATCCATTTGACATAAGAAATCTGTGTCATTACTTAACTGTTTGATGCACTGATCATTTACGAGTTTACTAGGTTTCTAGTGGTCTAAGACTGGGGTTTTCAAACGTTTCTTTCCCAGGGACCCCCACCCAGGCAAACCGGCGACCCAGGGACCCCCGCCCGGGCAAACCGGCAACCCAGGGACCCCCACCCAGGCAAACCGGCGACCCAGGGACCCCCGCCCGGGCAAACCGGCAACCCAGGGACCCCCGCCCGGGCAAACCGGCGACCCAGGGACCCCCGCCCATGCAAACCGGCGACCCAGGGACCCCCGTCCTGGCAAACCGGCGACCCAGGGACCCCCGCCCATGCAAACCTGCGACCCAGGAACCCCGCCCAGGCAAACCTGCGACCCAGGGACCCCCGCCCAGGCAAACCGGCGACCCAGGGAACCCTGTCCAGGCAAACCGGCGACCCAGGGACCCCGCCCAGGCAAACCGGCGACCCAGGGACCCCCGCCCATGCAAACCGCTGACCCAGGGACCCCCGCCCAGGCAAACCGGCGACCCAGGGACCCCCATAATCTGttatgaaaaaataataatacactgaacaaaaatataaatgcaacaatttcaaagtttactgagttacagttcatacttttatttatttacccaggcaagtcagttaagaacaaattcttattttcaatgacggcctgggaacagtgggttaactgcctgttcaggggcagaacgacagatttgtaccttgtcagctcaggggtttgaactcgcaaaccttctggttactagtccaacactctaaccactaggctacactgccgccccaaggaaatcagtcaatttaaataaatgcattaggccctgatctatggatttcacatgactggaaatacagatatgcatctgttggtcacaaataccttaaaaaaagaaggggcgtggatcagaaaatcattcagtatctggtatgaccaccatttgcctcatgcagcgccaCACATCTCCTTCTGATAGAGtagatcaggctgttgattgtggcctgtgaaatgttgtaccactcctcttcaatggctttgtgaagttgctggatattggcgggaactgtaacacgctgtcatacacatcgatccggagcatcccaaacatgctcaattggtgatatgtctggtgagtatgcaggccatggaagaactgggacattttcagcttccattatcatgttgaaacacAAGGTGATAGCAGtgaatgaatggcacgacaataggcctcaggatcttgtcacgatatctctgcattcaaattgccatcgataaaatgaaattgtgtttgttttccttagcttatgcctgcctataccGTAACCCTTAAATGAACATTTTTGGTATAGTTTCATTATTTTGACGTCTCCAGAGTTCACTCTAACGTAGTCTATTAACCAGAACGAGAAAGTTATCTTGTCGGCGTAGAGAGCATTTTGCTGTTGTAAAGCAAATTTTCACCAATTCTACAGTTTGGCATGGAGCTCAGAGAAAAtttagcagttttaaagcaaatttcctgcaattctatgcattttgccatTCGAAAGGCTATGTTCTTCTGCTCAATCATTATAATAAAATCAATGGGTATGTGGCCTGAACGCCTGTTTAATTAAACAAATATACATATTATCCCTGACTGTCTAGTTTTTATTTTGATTGTTTGTTCTCAAAGATGgtattaataaaaaaatatatatagttcaATATCTTTTCTGCATGCTTCCTATCTGGTTTTGGTTGTTGAAGTTGACACAAACTGTTTTTCAGTGTCAACTAAATTACCACTTAGACGGCCAGCCTAAGAATTGTCTATACAGAAAACCCCCTGTAATTAGCACCAATAACTGGAATTTCCTccatattaaagggatagttaaAGAATTTGTCAAGGAAGCCCTTTATCTACATCCTCAGAGTTGGATCAAAGGAATAGCTAGCATGCTAACTTTTCCTGTAAACTTGCAgccattgcgctaacgctagttagcattgactCATAAAAATACCTATTAtgtccttcatactggacacagacaaATACAACTTGTATCCACGATGGTATGTATTCTGTTGCAGCTAGTGATATTCATAAAATCATTTTTTTTCACAATTGTGGACCCCTTGTTGTACCTCAGGCCAATTTTAAAATCCCACGTCTAAGAGATCATTGTTTTTTCTCAACCTAAGAATGTATAGCATTTGTGAGTGTGATTGGCTCACCCTCACAGCCTTGGAGTCCCAGGCTGGTGTGTGAGGCCCAGGcagtctcccttctctccctctctgtgttttATGTGCTGTGTGCTGCGGTGCAGTGACCTCCCTCTCACCCCGGTGCCACCCAGCCGGTGCGGGATTCAGGCGTGCTTGGCCCCTGCCAAAACCCCACAGCGCCACATCTGCTATCCATAAACGCCAGACACTCTCGCTTTCCTTCTCCCTCACCCACACCACCTAGCTCTCCCTCTTCAGCTCTTATTCTAATTTCCCAGTTCTATAGATCCCTtttgcattctctctctccatctgaacaCCCCAAGACGGGTTCTTCCCTTATCTCTCACTCCTTGActagccccctctctctttatacaCATCCAACGGAAACATCTCACCCATTATATCTTCAGTGGGAGCCAGCTAAGTGTGGTGGCAGTGAACTGGGAACCACAGGACATTCCTGCAGCAAGCAGAGCAGGCCTCAGTCAGTCGCGTTAGTTAACTCCTTCTGACCATGGCCAGCACCCAGCAGTACCAAGCACACACTTCACTTATTTTTAGGCTGGATTCCACTGTGTTACCACATTGCCGTTGGTCCCTAAACAACTGCATTTTTATCTGTTTGAAATTGATAGTGTCGGCGGGAAATGTTGTGTACGCTGTCGATAGACATAGTCCCATTCTTTTACGTGTTACTTTAAGGACATTCTCCATGGCGGGTGGGgatattgccccccccccctcctgatcATGAACAGCTAGCTAGAACAGCCACACCACACCCCTTCCTTCAGCTTTAAACAAGATGTGTTCAGCACATCACTGTTCAGTGCCCTTGCCTCCATCCACACGAGTAAATCAAAAAAAGCTGATAATAAATGGAGTGTTTCAGGAAACTGTCCAGGGCTCCCGGCGTGCCCCCCAAGGCAATAAAGAGGCATTACTCGTGCGATTGTTTAATCTTTATTTTTCAACTTTTTCCACACTGTAATCAAATTCGCAGTATGAAAAAAATGTACACAGTGAACTTTTGATCCCCTCCATTTCTTGGATCATGTTCCGCTCCTCCAACCCCAAGTCTTCACCTTCTAGTTTCCCAGACATATTGGCATGCCTCTTTGGTGCAGTCCCAACAGAGACCCCGGATGAATAATGGAGCTGCAAGCATGCAAGAGCGCAGTTTTATGATAAATATTACAATTCATAAATCACTGTTTCTCTGAGGAGCATAAAGCATGaggtgaggatggggagggatgtAAAACTGTTGAGGGCTGGGGAACCAGAGAGACCAACATGGGGTCATGCGCTCTCTGCTTGAGTCTGACTGGTGATGAAATGGAGTCTTCAGGTCGGGGAGAGACAACCGGGAAGATGGGGGCGGTGCACTGTGTAAAGGTCTGAGACTGTAGCTGGTGTGGAGGATATAAGCAGTCGACCAAGTGTTTAGAATAAACTTTTTCAATCAATACAATTAATTGAACAGGCACAAATTGTTTCATCAGAAATGTACACTATCTGcttaaaataaacaaaaaaacaattacaatatggGAATAAAATGTAAAGACCTAAAGGAATGGCAGTGGAAAGAGCTGGATAAGACATCTCCAAACAGAGTGAGCAATGGACCAAAATAGGAAAGGCAAGCTAGTTCATCCAAAATTGTGATCATTGTTGTTCAGATGATCTATTTCTGTGTAATTCATGTGCCAAACATGTTGAAATTGAGAATGGAATCTGTACAACAGTATTATTGATCTGAACATGCTCCCTCTGATTATGCCTCAACATTTTCTTCATGTTTTTTAAAGTTTTTAGTGTTTGATTACAGGGACATGCATGAGTCTCAGATAATCAGTGAGTTCTGTTCCACCCAGTTATCAGTCACTGCAACAAAGAGCCTGTTTCCTCttatacactgctgccatctaatgGCCAGGAAACAAACTAACTGGACCACAAGGACGTTTTcgaatgaaataaaaataaacaagtgATTTGGTCTGATTGGTTTTATTTAATACAAATGACAATCCATCTCTTGGAGTGAAAATGTCATCGCCACAGTCCATGCAAGTCCATCAGAACAGACTCCAAAACCCATATAGTACACCTCTTGCAACAGACCTACTCTATGTAAAAATCATCCAGCATCTGAGTCCCTTCTCCCTTGACCCAGGGCAGGGGCAGAGGTACATAGGGGTCATATGTCCAGTGACGCATTGACAAGGTTTATGTTTTTTCCGTACCTAGGGCCTCCTTGATGTGTCCTCTCCAACCCCACTTGGTTCTCAGCTCAACAGGCTTAAACCACAGGATGTCATCTACCAGAGAGAAAAGAGCAGGGGTCAGTTAAAATGAAGATACATCATGTAAACCACAGGTGAGTCAGAGCCACTTCCTACATCGCCACATTGGTAGTACGACAGAAGTTGTGGGCCAAATGGTACagattctctatatagtgcactacctatgggccctggtcaaaagtagtgcactatcaaaggaatggggtgccatttgcaACAGACTGTGAGAAGTTATGGGGATATTATTGGGAAACATGTAGTGCTCAGCTCAGTGACCCCTCACCCCTGTTGAAGAACATGTATCTGCAGACAGCGGACCGGTGGTTGATCTTGAAAGGGAGTCCACTCAACACCATCCTCTTCAGCACCACACGCTGGGGGTCACAGCTCAGTAGACTACCTGTACCCACCAGGTCCTGCATGCCTGGGGGAGAcaattgttttattattatttattcacttttatttaattaggcaagtcagttaagagccatttttctttacaatgacggcctaccccggccaaactcagacaacgctgggcaaattgtgcaccaccctatgggactcccaatcacggccggatatgatacagcctggattcgaaccaggtactacagtgacacctcttgcactgagatgcagtgtgttagaccaCTGCATCACTCGGGAGCCCAGGAGAGATACAGGCTCAAACACAGGCAGAGATACTAATTCAGCTACACATCAGATACACAAACATTTATATGAACACAGAAGCAAAACATGGAAGTGTGTTCCTCTGGCCTTCCCCATCTTCAAACAGATAGAGACATACTAATTCAGCCAAACATCACTCTATCCAGGCCCTTATCATCCTCCCTCTGTCTGAAGAGCAGTACCCCAGCGGTGGGAAATGTAATGGGGGCTTTTACAGAAACCACGTGGGGGCGTCAGCTCGAAGGAAACGCTCCAGCTTGTGCTTGTCGGCTGGAGAGAGAGCCAATCACAGGTTAGATACAACACTGAGTCGAACACTGACTGTAGACATGGTTCCATCACTTGCTTTGTTAATGCTAAAGTGCTAAAAGATAGCCAACACACAATACTCCAGTCCTCACAGTGTCAGCATATTTGCCATACTTTAATTCAATAGATAATTTTGTTCAAGACATAAATGGTGCAGTTTAGCCAGGTCCCCTAACCTGATGTGTGCTGGGAGAAGATGGTGCAGGCCCTGAACCTCCTGAATCCACAGTGGAACACCAGCTCCTCTTGAGACTTGATAGGGTCTGTGTTGATGGGGTGTCTCCTCAACAGCATGTGCATCACTGACATCTGATCACAGAGGATAGAAAGAAACCAAGGGGTAAGGAACTGGAAGAATAGTTTCTGATGAACTATAGTGTTAATAAGACCATAAGCTAGGGTTGTTAGAATTATAACTTCTATCtacctacatacagtgccttcggaaagtattcagacccattgactttttccacatgttattagactcatcagtctacacacaacaccccataatgacaaaacaaaaacaggattttagaaatgttagccAATTTtacaggccaaaaagttcaatcttggactcatcagagcagagaatcttgtttctcatggtctgacagtctttaggtgacttttggcaaactccaagcgggctgtaaccattttactgaggagttgcttaagtctggccactctaccataaaggcctgattggtggagtgctgcagagatggttgtccttctggaaggttctcccatctccacagaggagttCTAGAGcactgtcaaagtgaccattgggttcttagtcacctctctgaccaaggcctttctcccccgattgctcagtttggacaggcgggcagctctgggaagagtctgggaagagtcttgcagctctgggaagagtctgggaagagtcttgcagctctgggaagagtcacagatcttccccagatctgtgcgtcgacacaatcctgtctaggagctctacggacaattcctttgaatcattccaatcaattgcattgaccacaggtggactccaatcaagttgtagaaaaatgaaggatgatcaatggaaacaggatgcacctgagctcaattgagtctcatagcaaagggtctgaatacttatgtaaataatgtatttctgttctttactttttttaaatgtgcagaaatgtctaaaaacctgtttttttcttTATCATTGTGGGGATTGTGTGTAGAATGCTgaggatttaaaaatatatatttttttacaataaggctgtaacgtaacaaaatgtggaaaaagtccaagggtctgaatactttgcgaaggcactgtacacacgcacacaaatacacacacacacgttctcatcgaacatctcattctaaaataatGGGTATTCatttggagttggtcccccctttgctgctataaaagcatccactcttctgggaagactttccactagatgttagaacatttcTATGgggtcttgcttccattcagccacaagagcattagtgaggttgggcactgatgttgggagattaggcctggctcgcagtcggcattccaattcatcccaaaggtgtttgatgggaatgaggtcagtgctctgtgcaggctagtcaagttcttccacaccgctctcgacaaaccatttctgtatggacctcgctttgtgtacgtgggcattgtcatgatgaaacagaaaagggcttTCCCAAACTTTTGACACATAGTTGAACTCTCCAGATAGTTGAACTCTTCCactctccagagtccaatggtggcgagctttacaccactccagccgacccttggtattgcacatggtgatcttagcctTGTGTACGGCTGCTTgggcatggaaacccatttcatgaagctaccGATGAACAACTATtgtactgacgttgcttccagaggccgtttggaactcagtggtgagtgttgcaaccgaagacAGGCGATTTTTAATACGTCCTTCAGCACTtggtggtcctgttctgtgagcttgtgtggcctaccattttgtggctgagccgttgttgctcctaaaagtttccactccacaataacagcacttacagttgaccggggaagcagggcagaaattagacaaactgactttttggaatTTTCTATGACGGtgtcatgttgaaagtcactgagctcttcagtaaggccattctactgcctaatgtctaatgtttgtctatggagatagcatggctgtgtgctcgatatTATATACCTGtcaacaacgggtgtggctgaaatagccactaatttgaagggctgtccacatacttttgtatatatagtgcatatttataatatacaaatatatataaattcAGAATTTCTATTACTCTGTAGTTTGGGTACACTTTTAGCAACATATTTTACAGCAGAAATGGGTTACAATTCTTAACTTTCAGACTTAAAACATTCATTCAGGAGTATGCCAATACTGTATACCTTCTGTTCATGTGGCAGTAAGGAGACCAGCACCAAAGCTGCCTGCCTGGACACTCTCCATCACCGTGGGGGGAACATCCACTACATGGAGGGTCACATACCAGCCACctagagagcagagcagggttaATGGATGGGGGGTGgcacagagaggggacagggttGAAAcaggatgtcacacacacacacacggcagactCTTACCATGgccccctcttcctcctgagCAGCCTCAGCTAGTACGCGGCGGCCTGTGAGCTCAAAGCTCTGAAACTGGAAGATGCGGGAGTAGTCTGCAGGCAAGTTTTCCACAGGGTTCCAGGGGGAGGAGCGGAAACTCTTCAGGCCCCTGTAACACTGGATCCTGAGCACACAGGAAATTAGCAACGTCAACGTATAGCTAAATAATTACGCTGGGCCAGGACGTCCTGGAAAGTAAAGTTTGGGCGTTAACGGCTTGAAGGCATTGTCTACTACATATGACCAGATGTTTCAGACAAGTTTGGTACATTCCTCCCTCCTCAGACTTTCCCTTGAGTGTTGCTAAAGGAAATGTTACATCTTGGAGTGCTTTGACTCTTTGACCAGAGGCCAGGATCAAGTCACTGGCTGGAAATGAGCTGTTCATCAAGGTTATCACATTCTGCTTGACCATTTTTCCAAATGTAAATATAAACTCAACGTACAGGTAAccaccaaaataaaggaaacacttgagtaaatgagggacacaaagtatattgaaagtaggtgcttccacacaggtttgattcctgagttaattaagcaattaacatcccatcatgcttaaggTTATGTATAAAAATACAGAAAttgccattattttggctactatGGCTAGAAGAGATCTCAGGGGTCTCAAAAGAGCAAAGGGGGTTTAAacggtgtgtgtgtctcagtcaccagatctcaacccaatcaAACACTTATAGGAGATTCCGGAGcgcctgagacagtgttttccaccaccatcaacaaaacatcaaattatggaatttctcgtgtGAGAATGGTGTCGCATTCCTCCAATAGAGTTCAAGACACCTAGAATATATGCCAAGGGGcactgaagctgttctggctcatggtgacccaacaccctattaagacactttatgttggcgtttcctttattttggcagttacctgtatgtgggtcaTGGGTGACTGTGGATGTTACATGTCTTTTTCATGGATTGTTTGAATGATTTTGCTTAGACTGCCCCGCTGTGTTGTAGCCTACATTAAGAGCAGAAGGTCCTGTACAGTACTGAAGGAAAAGGGGCCACTGTGTATTTGATAGACAGTATCATTGTCATGCCCTTACCTGTTTTAGCCGATTGGTCTAGAGGTGTGTCCACTTCATCTGAGAACATCTCATTGGCCCGAGCCTCCCGGTAGCATtttaacccctccccttcctctgccTCATCCATGTGCTCATCATAGCGCTGGTCTGATCCACCCTTGTTTGATGTGGAattcagctcctcctcctcctccgaacCACCACCTGAGGCAGCATctactagggctgggaattgtattgcgattctcacaattctatatgtattgcgattagatactgtgattttattatgactcgatgttccaaacatattgctcactatatgtctgctgcagagggacaagagacaGCCATGAGAAAACAAGTTTTGTTCAGACAttgaaataaaagtgctgaaaacaaaattCGCTCCCTATtaaacaagctatgaaggaaataTGCTGGAATTTTGGTGAAAGTACAGCCATCTGgcgcaaaaataatattgcgatattgtcaaTATAATATatcgtcaaaaataatatcccgaCAATATGCAACTGTATCGATCCCCCCATCACTAGTTTCTACTGTAGAGCTACTGTACATACTACATCATACACaccagactttttccacattttgttaggttacagccttattctaaaattgattaaatttgtTTTTcttcaagctacacacaatatcccataacgacagagcaaaaataggtttagaaatgtttgttaatgtattaaaaacaaaaaaaacgtaaatatcacatttatataagtcgtcagaccctttcctcaagtactttgttgaagcacctttgacagcgattacagccttgaatcttctttggtatgacgctacaagcttggcacacctgtatttggggagtttcttccattcttctctgcagatgctctcaagctctgtcaggttggatgggaacgttgctgcacagctattttcaggtttctccagagatgttcggtcggtcgggttcaagtcagggctctggctgggccactcaaggacattcagacttgtcccacagccactcctgcgttgtcttggctgtgtgcttagggtcgttgtcatgttggaaggtgaaccttcgccccagtctgaggttctgagtgctctggagcaggttttcatcaaggatctctatgtattttgcttcgttcatctttgcctcgatcctgactagtctcccagtccctgctgctgaaacatattcccacaacatgatgctgccaccacaattcttcactgtagggatggtgccaggtttgctCCATGCGTGACACTtagaattcaggccaaagagctcaatcttggtttcatcagataggagaatcttgttcctcatgaTCTGAAagtctttagttgccttttggcaaactccaagcgggctgtcatgtgccttttactgaggagtggcttcagtctggtcactctaccataaaggcctgattggtggagtgct includes:
- the LOC135552948 gene encoding basic salivary proline-rich protein 1-like isoform X2; the protein is MATVLIKCTPPEEPTLHQRLNGGSVGWSSSRGVQLPVLSLRAATAPTVCWFLRIIKQEEYIGTPTQANRRPRDPRPGKPATQGPPPRQTGDPGTPARANRQPRDPRPGKPATQGPPPMQTGDPGTPVLANRRPRDPRPCKPATQEPRPGKPATQGPPPRQTGDPGNPVQANRRPRDPAQANRRPRDPRPCKPLTQGPPPRQTGDPGTPIICYEKIIIH
- the LOC135552948 gene encoding basic salivary proline-rich protein 1-like isoform X1, with the protein product MNLLSLCSQSNLPRVFLSHFLYFSLSGQSAHSLSLSLFDPGSSSHSSFSPALPADMATVLIKCTPPEEPTLHQRLNGGSVGWSSSRGVQLPVLSLRAATAPTVCWFLRIIKQEEYIGTPTQANRRPRDPRPGKPATQGPPPRQTGDPGTPARANRQPRDPRPGKPATQGPPPMQTGDPGTPVLANRRPRDPRPCKPATQEPRPGKPATQGPPPRQTGDPGNPVQANRRPRDPAQANRRPRDPRPCKPLTQGPPPRQTGDPGTPIICYEKIIIH